The [Clostridium] scindens ATCC 35704 nucleotide sequence GATAGAATGCTGGTGTTAATAACTTATGATGTGAATACAGAGACAGAGGCAGGAAAGAGACGTCTAAGGAAAGTAGCAAAGCAATGCGTTAATTATGGACAGCGGGTTCAAAATTCCGTGTTCGAGTGCAATCTGGACGCCGCAAAACTTCGCCAGGTAAAGGCTATCTTGGAAGACATAATTGATAAAGAGGTTGATAGTTTAAGATTTTATAATCTAGGTAATAAGTATAAAGACAAGATTGAACATATAGGAGCAAAGAAAAGTTTTGATGTGACTGCCCCTCTTATATTCTAGAGTGGTTTAGTGCGAATGTGAAGTGCACATGAAAATGCAGGGAGATTCGCACCTGGATATTGATGATATGAGGGCTAGGGAAGTTATAATTTGTTGTGTAGGTGTTGGAAAAAGTTCTTTTGTTTGGCGTTTTGCATAAGAGATTGGCTGTATATTAGGAGTTTTATGTGCAAAATTGCTGTCTCTCCCTGTATAGGGAGAGTGGATTGAAATGAAAAAAATTATTATGTGGTTCCAGAGCCTGGAGGTCTCTCCCTGTATAGGGAGAGTGGATTGAAATGTGGCGGAGTATGTGAAGAAGTTTGGAAGCCTGGGTCTCTCCCTGTATAGGGAGAGTGGATTGAAATATAGCCAAATCCGCCATTGGTTCCAATCGTTCTTTGTCTCTCCCTGTATAGGGAGAGTGGATTGAAATATATTTTCGGTTGCTGAATTGCCGGATTAAATCGTCTCTCCCTGTATAGGGAGAGTGGATTGAAATGGCCATGCCCCAATCAGGCAGCCTTCGATGAACTGTCTCTCCCTGTATAGGGAGAGTGGATTGAAATATCACTCGTCTGTGCGTCAAAACTCTCATCCGCGTCTCTCCCTGTATAGGGAGAGTGGATTGAAATCTTTCTGCCGCTTCTTGATCGGCAATGTCTGTAGGTCTCTCCCTGTATAGGGAGAGTGGATTGAAATGCCGTCGGGTCCTCCTGCCTGGCCAGGCGCCGGGTCTCTCCCTGTATAGGGAGAGTGGATTGAAATAATAAAAACTGTTGACATTATAACACAAATGTAATGTCTCTCCCTGTATAGGGAGAGTGGATTGAAATTTATCCACGAAGGCTCTTGAAACCTGGAATTCTGTCTCTCCCTGTATAGGGAGAGTGGATTGAAATAATTCTTTCGCCAACTGTCATTGTCACAACTCCTTGTCTCTCCCTGTATAGGGAGAGTGGATTGAAATATATATGCTACGGCAATCTCTTATAAGCGGATATGGTCTCTCCCTGTATAGGGAGAGTGGATTGAAATAACTTAGACAGCAAGTCCGAAGCCAAAAACAATTGTCTCTCCCTGTATAGGGAGAGTGGATTGAAATGTCATTATAATAATAACACAGCAAAAACGAACAAGTCTCTCCCTGTATAGGGAGAGTGGATTGAAATTCATTTTCTGTACGGCACTCCTGAATTGCTTTCTCCGTCTTTCCCTGCATAGGGAGAGTGGATTGAAATAATTCTTTCATGTCATCCCCCTATTCTACTTCCGTCTTTCCCTGCATAGGGAGAGTGGATTGAAATTTCCATATATTGTCATAGAGAAGTTGCAGTCAGAGTCTTTCCCTGCATAGGGAGAGTGGATTGAAATTTTGTTGGGTCATTTCCAAGAAACCACTCTACGAGGTCTCTCCCTGTATAGGGAGAGTGGATTGAAATACCTTCCTTCCTCTTGGCCTGTATTGCATCCTCTTGTCTCTCCCTGTATAGGGAGAGTGGATTGAAATGCTTCCTTATACCAGGAGTTCATTTTCTGAATCCGTCTCTCCCTGTATAGGGAGAGTGGATTGAAATATAGCCGCGCCACCGGCTACTGTTATCGCTGTTGCGTCTCTCCCTGTATAGGGAGAGTGGATTGAAATTGTGCCACGGCCAGCATGATGTTGATCTTCAACTGTCTCTCCCTGTATAGGGAGAGTGGATTGAAATCTTCCAAGGAAGCCTCCCCTGCTCTTCCAACAGGTCTCTCCCTGTATAGGGAGAGTGGATTGAAATACCTTATAAGGTTTGCTATCGCTTTGCTTAGGCTGTCTCTCCCTGTATAGGGAGAGTGGATTGAAATGTTCTCTGCGATCAGTTCCCTTATTCTTTCTTCTGTCTCTCCCTGTATAGGGAGAGTGGATTGAAATAACGCTTAATATATAGCCCTCAAACTGGCTATATCGTCTCTCCCTGTATAGGGAGAGTGGATTGAAATAATGCGATCTATTCAGTAGTCTCATCCATTATGGGTCTCTCCCTGTATAGGGAGAGTGGATTGAAATCAAAAAGAAGGAACAGAAAGAAGGAACAGCAAAGTCTCTCCCTGTATAGGGAGAGTGGATTGAAATGTTCTACAATCGAAGATAAATAACTCATAATTGCGTCTCTCCCTGTATAGGGAGAGTGGATTGAAATATCCTCTGTCTGTTCATATGCAGCTTCATATTCGTCTCTCCCTGTATAGGGAGAGT carries:
- the cas2 gene encoding CRISPR-associated endonuclease Cas2; the protein is MLVLITYDVNTETEAGKRRLRKVAKQCVNYGQRVQNSVFECNLDAAKLRQVKAILEDIIDKEVDSLRFYNLGNKYKDKIEHIGAKKSFDVTAPLIF